Genomic DNA from Perca flavescens isolate YP-PL-M2 chromosome 14, PFLA_1.0, whole genome shotgun sequence:
TGGTCGAGTGAAAGGAAGAActacaacaagaaaaaaacatttcaatgcaCATAACAGGCAGTGTAACATGAACGTTGGAAAATTTAATAcctgtttgaaattattttaagacctagaacacaatacttttgtgagtttaagactttttataaggccaaaacatttgactttgacattttattttagacCCCACGGAAACCAGCCTTAATATCAGAGTTACAACAGGTAACACTTTCATCTTCACTTTATATTTCCACTGAACCAAAATAtgaattaatattaataataaaatacaaacagaTGAAAACgaagagggacagacacagagctgcagcCGAGCCAGTACAGTACAGATACATAAATAAGTAGTatacagtggtgtagtctaatgtattgtagtgggtatgcTGTACggtatataattatatatatatatatattttatatctcttcgcctcacaatgttgaagtttctgggcGATTCACAACGGAGAAACgcaaaacagttttccatttccgcacttgttatcgccgctagcttctctgcccagtttgctaaatgctcgatgtgggcgtcatcgtgtaccgacagtttcttcttcttcttcttcttcttcttcttcttcttcttctttgtagtttattggtggttggcaaaccaacttaaatgtgcattaccgccaccaactggactggagtgtgaacgagagataaatggagaaaataaaccaaaataaaataaaaaaaacgaatattcgaatgtcaaattttcaaatcgaataccaacccaccggacgaatattcgaatattcgggtccagccctagGTGATAGCAGTGCgttttgtgtggatgaagcatgaatTTTTATTTGACTCATTTAGCCTCAGCTCCGCGACTCGCCGGAAGTCAGCTTATGCTTAAGTTTatacgttaccatggcaatggtACACACAAAAATGGCTGACACTCTGACTATTATGCTACCTTGATTTGAACGGAAATgacctttctatccattttatttccgTGGTTCAGAGAGTTCCAACCTGGCTGAGATTCTCTAGCTGCTGCTGGTCCCCACTGGAGCTCCactcctgctgcttcctgatgTCACCAACACAGGAAGTAGATGGTTCCTCTCCTTTGTGTTGTTTCATGTGATATTTTAAATGGCCACCACAtctaaaagatttcttacagactgagcagctgaaaggtttttctcctgtatgAGTTCTCATGTGTATCCTTAGATCtccactctgtgtaaaagatttcttacacactgagcagctgaatggcctctctcctgtgtgagttatcatgtgtctcttcagatGTTCTCTGGTCCCAAATCTtctcccacactcagagcagctgaaaggtttctctcctgtgtgagttctcataTGTCTCTTCAGGTGTGTCTTATGGCCAAATCTTTTAtcacaaactgagcagctgaaaggtttttctcctgtgtgagttctcaaATGTGTCTTCAGACCCGAGTTGTGGTTAAATCTTTttccacactcagagcagctaaatggCGTCTGCCCTGTatggattctcatgtgtgcctttacacttcctctctctgtaaaagatttcttacagaccgagcagctgaaaggtttttctcctgtatgagttctcatgtgtctATTTAGATTTCTCCTGGTGCTAAATCTTCTCCCACACTCggagcagctgaatgttttcttacgtcttgaatcatgtttcagagagtttaaagctgactgaggttctctggtctccttccaatcagcactgtcaccAGTCTTaggatcagaagagtctccagtctggtcttcagtctctggttgtaaaagtggatgtgagttcctggctggttctggtcctccacagtcctctccatcagcttctgtttccatgtgttgagtttgtctctgatgaagctgtgaggactgagcttcctcttcatcatcttcactcttcacagggacaggagtgaatgggaacttggtgatatcagcctcctccagcccttgaagctgctctccctcctcacTGCTCCACAggtcctcctgttcctctttaatgtgtggggggctGGTCTGgctacactcctgctggtccacactggagctacactcctgctgctcagggggaacctcttctttaaccaccaacagttgctcaacatctgcaggaaacagaatGAAACAGACACATTGCTGACCACCACTCAAACTAAACTCAAACCAATAATAATGAGAGGTAGTTTGTATCGTCCTAGATATGAAAACTTACAAATTTAGTCTAACAAACTGATACAAAGTAGCACAGCATAGCTTGTTAAGGTCAGCTTGCTAAAACAAGCCACAAAATGGAACAATGTAGCGCTGTCCCTAACAATTATTGTCATtgattaatctaacaattaatTTGCATATTATTCTAAAGATATTTTTAACTGAACTTTGGAGAATCCGTATTTTTACTTAAATACTTGACATAAAACTTAAAATGGCTTTGACATGGATTTATTTCATCACTGGAGTAATATGAAGTTAAGATAATCACTggcaaatgcatttttgcaTCAGTGTGGGGCAAGGAAAATAATTGAAACGCAGGGATCCAGCCTGGAGCAAGAagagttaaccctctccttgatttcatgttgttcacggagaagaagagttaacttttcctgctacagatttcccaccgtggtcacaaagcacaggggagacactttgtttctctcactatgactcgaGTCGCTACTCGCCCCGGAGGTAAACTGCTGATAATGTTTGGGAAATGGAAAATAGAAAGAGAACGACGAGCGCATGTCATGCTATATAACAATGCCCGTAACATGGCTGAAGTTatggtggagtttggtgtggCAAATGCATGGCGCCAACGCTGCAACTGGTGGTGCATGAAGGTGTCCCGTCTCGGATGTTGTGGCCGTGGGAAGGAGAATAGTTGGACATTTCAAGCACTGGAGGATGTACAGAAAGAGCTCAGAATGTCGGTAAAACGACTTCAACAAGACGTCGCTACCAGATGGAATTTAACATTTTATGTGACGCG
This window encodes:
- the LOC114567662 gene encoding gastrula zinc finger protein XlCGF49.1-like — encoded protein: MRTHTGEKPFSCSVCKKSFTERGSVKAHMRIHTGQTPFSCSECGKRFNHNSGLKTHLRTHTGEKPFSCSVCDKRFGHKTHLKRHMRTHTGEKPFSCSECGRRFGTREHLKRHMITHTGERPFSCSVCKKSFTQSGDLRIHMRTHTGEKPFSCSVCKKSFRCGGHLKYHMKQHKGEEPSTSCVGDIRKQQEWSSSGDQQQLENLSQVGTL